In the genome of Acidobacteriota bacterium, the window TGAACGGAAGGTTGATCTCCGACTCCAGCACCGACGACAGCTCCATCTTCGCCTTCTCGGCCGCCTCCTTCAGGCGCTGGAGCGCCATCCGATCCTTGCCGAGGTCGATGCCGTCGCTCTTCTTGAACTCCGCGATGATCCACTCGATCACGCGCTGGTCCAGGTTGTCGCCACCAAGGTGCGTGTCGCCGTTGGTCGCCTTCACCTCGACGACCCCTTCGCCGACTTCGAGGATGGAGATGTCGAACGTGCCGCCGCCGAAATCGTAGACGGCGATCGTCTCGTCCTTCTTCTTGTCGAGGCCGTAGGCCAGGGCGGCCGCGGTCGGCTCGTTGACGATGCGCGAGACGTCGAGGCCGGCGATCTTGCCGGCGTCCTTGGTCGCCTGGCGCTGCGCGTCGTTGAAGTACGCAGGCACCGTGATCACCGCCTTGGTGACCGTCTGGCCCAGGTAGTCTTCCGCGGCCTGCTTCAGCTTCTGCAGGATCATCGCGGAGATTTCGGGGGGCGAATATTCCTTCCCACCGGCGTTCACGCGCACGTCGCCGTTGCTCGCGCGAACGACCTGGTAGGGCACCATCTTCATCTCTTCGTTCACTTCATCGAAGCGCCGCCCCATGAAGCGCTTGATCGAGAAGACGGTGTTCTCCGGGTTGGTGACCGCCTGCCGCTTGGCGACCTGTCCCACGAGCCGCTCACCCGACTTGGTGAAAGCGACGACCGACGGGGTGATCCGGCTGCCTTCGGCATTGGTAATGACGACCGGCTCGCCGCCTTCCATGACGGCCACAACCGAGTTGGTGGTGCCCAGGTCGATACCAATGATCTTGCTCATGTGTTCCAGTCCCTTCTCGATAACGTTAACAATAAAGATAGTATAAAATGTGAGTAATCTATTGTCAATGCCTGTCGGCCAGGAAGTGTGACAGTCACACTTAATTGAGCGGAAGTGTGACTGTCCCACTTACGAAGAAGTGTGACAGTCACACTTCTTGTTTTATAGTTGTACCCGCCAGCCCGCCTGCAGGGTCATCACCCTGTCGTCCCGTCTCGGGTCAGAGGTCACCGATGGTCACTCGTTCACCAGTCGCCCTGCGGCTCCTGCTCGTGGTGTGCGCACTCGCCGCGGCGATGCCCGGCCTCGCGCAGACCGCCCCCGAGCCAGATACGCCGGAACCGGCGCATGTCGCCTACGTGGACGGCACCGCGACGATCACGCACGATGGGCGCGCCGACCAGGCCGACATCAACGTCCCGCTCCTCTCCGGCGACCGGTTGCGCACGCAGGACGGGCGCGTGGAAGTGTTGTTCGTTGACGCCAGCGTGCTCGATGTCGACCACTACACGTCGCTCGACTTTCTCTCCGACGAGCTGCTGCGGCTGCTCGAGGGACGCCTCCGGCTGACGATCGCGGGGCGCGACCGCGTCGCGTATCGCATCGACACGCCGGCAGGCGCCGTCCGCATCGACACGCCGGGCGAGTACCGCATCGCGCTCCTCGGCGAGAGCAGCGGGCGTCCGGACGTCGAGCTGATCACGATCCGGGGTTACGCGACGCTCGTGAACGATCTCGGTGAAACCGGCGTCGGCGCGGGGGCGCGCGCCTTCGCCACGGCGTCACTGGCGCCGTCCTACGCGCAGGCGTACAACTCGGCCGCGTGGGACGCCTTCGACCGCTGGGCGCAGGATCGCCGCGACGAGCGGACCGGCACGACCTCGGCGCGCTATCTGCCGGATGATGTGCGGGTGTATGCCGCCTCGTTCGATCGGTACGGCGACTGGCGTTACGAGGACACGTACGGCTACGTCTGGTACCCACGCGTGCACGTGCAGTGGCGCCCCTACTCCTACGGCCGCTGGAGCTATTACGGCCCGTGGGGCTGGACGTGGATTGCCGGCGACCCGTGGTGGGGGTGGCCCACGCATCACTACGGCCGCTGGGGTTTTCGCGCGGGCGCGTGGTTCTGGATTCCCGCGCGGCACTGGGGGCCAGCCTACGTGTACTGGGCCTCGGCGCCGGGTTACGTCGGCTGGTGCCCGCTCGGGTGGAACGGCCGGCCGATCTTCAACATCATCAACGTGAAGGTCGGCTTCGGCGGGCGCGGGTACTACGACCCGTACCGCGCGTGGACGGTCGTGCCGCGACACGCCTTCGCCTCCCGCGGCCATGTCGGCCAATACGCGGTGCCGCGCCACTCCATCGAGCGTGCCGTGCCGCGATGGTCGGTCGAGAGCGCAGCGGCGCCCGTGCGCCCGGACACGGTGAGTGCCCGCGCCAACGCCGCTCCGATCTACGCCGCGGGACGGACGCGCGTGGTCACACGCGGGGCGGAGCTTTCGAGCCCGCGGCCGGTTGACTCGCACGGGGCGGGCCCTTCAGGTCCGTCACGCGAGGCTGGAAGGCGCCGTGACGGAATGGGAACGCCGCGCGCCACTCCCCCGGCCGCATCCGGCGTGCTCGGCGCGCCGGCCACCGCCGCGCCGGTAAATCGCGCACGCTCCCGATACCCGTCGGCCGATCTCGGACCGGGGGGGCGTGAGGGCAGAGGCCAGGTACCAGAGGCCAGAGGTCAGGTGCCGGAGGCCGCGGGTGCGGATTGGGATGGGCCTGCGCGGAGCCGTTCAGTTTACGGCCCGCGCGGCCTGCCCGATGGTGGGCCAGGCTACGCGCCGCGCGGCGTCCCTCGTTCGGCGCCGCGGAGCTACGAGCCACAGCGGAGCTACGAGCCGCCGTCGAGCTACGAGCCGGCGCGGCCGCGCGAGCGGGCGTACGACCGGCCGGCGCGGCGCAACCCGGAGTACTCGCGACCGGCGCCGCCGCCCGCGGCTCCGCCGAGCGCCGATCGCCCGACCCGCTCCGTCCCCACGTACTCCCGCCCGTCGCACGCGCGTCCGTCGTACGGTCCGCCGCCGTCGGCTCCGCGCGGCGGCGAAAGCGACCGTCCGTCGCGCGCCGTCCCGCGCGGGGGCGATGGCCCGTCGCGCCCTGTTCCGCGTGGAACGAGACGTTGAGTCCCCGGAGGACGCCGAGTCACAAACCACGGGGGGCGCAGGGGACGAACTTCTCGGCGGTCAGCGCTTCGGTTTCACAGTCGCTGCTGCGGTGTAGATGAAATCATCCATCGGCGACTCGTCGTTATTCGACGCGTTCGCTGCGACGTCGAACCGCACGGGGACGCCGGTCTTCGGCGCCGTCCAGCGGAATCGCCATGAGATCGTTCCCGGGGTCTTCGTGCGCGTCCCCGCGGGGGAGTGCTGGATGTAGGTCGTCTTCCGGTCCTCGCTCGTGACGACCTGCAGATCCGTCCCCTGCACGACGAGCCCTCCGGCGTCGCGCCCGCGCGACGCGCCGGAAGCGGCGCGGGCGGAAAGCTGGAACCCGCCCTTCTCGAGCCCATTCTTTGCGAGGGACACCGAAACCGTGTAGCTCTGTCCCGGCTCATACACTGCGGGCAGGCCT includes:
- the dnaK gene encoding molecular chaperone DnaK, with the translated sequence MSKIIGIDLGTTNSVVAVMEGGEPVVITNAEGSRITPSVVAFTKSGERLVGQVAKRQAVTNPENTVFSIKRFMGRRFDEVNEEMKMVPYQVVRASNGDVRVNAGGKEYSPPEISAMILQKLKQAAEDYLGQTVTKAVITVPAYFNDAQRQATKDAGKIAGLDVSRIVNEPTAAALAYGLDKKKDETIAVYDFGGGTFDISILEVGEGVVEVKATNGDTHLGGDNLDQRVIEWIIAEFKKSDGIDLGKDRMALQRLKEAAEKAKMELSSVLESEINLPFITADQSGPKHLQMKLTRAKFESLVEDLLQKTVGPTRQALGDAGVDAGKIDEVVLVGGSTRIPRVQQIVRDLFKKEPHKGVNPDEVVAVGAAIQGAALGGAIDEVLLLDVTPLAIGVETGGGVFTRLIPRNTTVPTEKSEIFTTSVDNQSFVPIHV
- a CDS encoding FecR domain-containing protein: MVTRSPVALRLLLVVCALAAAMPGLAQTAPEPDTPEPAHVAYVDGTATITHDGRADQADINVPLLSGDRLRTQDGRVEVLFVDASVLDVDHYTSLDFLSDELLRLLEGRLRLTIAGRDRVAYRIDTPAGAVRIDTPGEYRIALLGESSGRPDVELITIRGYATLVNDLGETGVGAGARAFATASLAPSYAQAYNSAAWDAFDRWAQDRRDERTGTTSARYLPDDVRVYAASFDRYGDWRYEDTYGYVWYPRVHVQWRPYSYGRWSYYGPWGWTWIAGDPWWGWPTHHYGRWGFRAGAWFWIPARHWGPAYVYWASAPGYVGWCPLGWNGRPIFNIINVKVGFGGRGYYDPYRAWTVVPRHAFASRGHVGQYAVPRHSIERAVPRWSVESAAAPVRPDTVSARANAAPIYAAGRTRVVTRGAELSSPRPVDSHGAGPSGPSREAGRRRDGMGTPRATPPAASGVLGAPATAAPVNRARSRYPSADLGPGGREGRGQVPEARGQVPEAAGADWDGPARSRSVYGPRGLPDGGPGYAPRGVPRSAPRSYEPQRSYEPPSSYEPARPRERAYDRPARRNPEYSRPAPPPAAPPSADRPTRSVPTYSRPSHARPSYGPPPSAPRGGESDRPSRAVPRGGDGPSRPVPRGTRR